From a single Fulvivirga ulvae genomic region:
- a CDS encoding response regulator transcription factor, translating into MKFTFTKGPVRLYYGWKRSLMKKVLLIEDDAHIKDLLEIHLSDLGCQLKMAQNGSMGYRMALTEALDLIILDIMLPDKDGIEICRDLRANNIDTPILMLTARSEEIDKILGLETGADDYLTKPFSVREFIARVKAIFRRVQMLNTPRDDNQIIRHGALIIDQAKRKVLRRGERIDLTPKEFDLLYLLASNPGKSYSRDRLLSIIWGYEFEGYEHTVNSHINRLRAKVEENLSDPEYILTTWGIGYRFNDEI; encoded by the coding sequence ATGAAATTTACCTTTACCAAAGGACCGGTCCGGCTTTATTATGGATGGAAAAGATCACTTATGAAAAAGGTATTGCTTATTGAGGACGATGCTCACATTAAGGATTTGCTCGAAATCCATTTAAGCGACCTGGGTTGCCAGTTAAAAATGGCTCAAAACGGCAGTATGGGCTATCGCATGGCACTTACAGAGGCACTGGACCTCATCATACTGGACATTATGCTGCCAGATAAAGATGGCATTGAGATCTGCCGGGACCTGCGTGCCAATAACATTGATACACCCATATTGATGTTAACGGCACGCTCGGAGGAAATTGACAAAATACTGGGCCTGGAAACAGGTGCGGACGATTATTTGACTAAGCCTTTCAGTGTAAGGGAGTTCATTGCCCGGGTAAAGGCCATTTTCAGAAGGGTGCAAATGCTTAACACGCCCAGGGATGATAATCAGATAATCAGGCATGGTGCTCTGATTATAGACCAGGCAAAAAGAAAGGTGCTTCGTAGAGGAGAAAGAATTGACCTTACCCCAAAGGAGTTTGACCTGCTCTATCTGCTGGCATCTAATCCTGGCAAAAGTTATTCCCGAGACCGCCTGCTTAGTATCATCTGGGGGTATGAATTTGAAGGATACGAGCATACCGTGAATTCTCATATTAACAGGCTACGGGCAAAAGTGGAGGAAAACCTGAGCGATCCGGAGTATATCCTCACCACCTGGGGTATCGGCTACAGGTTCAACGACGAAATATAG
- a CDS encoding aldo/keto reductase, with translation MKTLQFRNGDKMPAFGLGTWKSKPGEVYTAVKEAIKTGYRHIDCAPIYGNEQEVGKALTECFEEGIVKREDLWITSKLWNDSHAAGDVEPALKKTLSDLQIDYLDLFLIHWPVAIKKGVSMAQKASDFFSLKEIPLSVTWRAMEDVQEKGMTTHIGVSNFNIDKLKSLTVEGRVKPEMNQIEMHPYLQQEDMVDFCKREGILLTAYSPLGSKDRPSNLKSDDEPLLLEDPTITRIAEAKGVSPAQVLIAWSLNRDISVIPKSVNPERIRQNYAAADIKLSEQEMQEIAKLDRGLRYVTGNFWVVEEGPYTLEGLWG, from the coding sequence ATGAAGACACTGCAATTCAGAAATGGAGACAAAATGCCTGCCTTTGGCCTGGGAACATGGAAGTCAAAGCCCGGTGAAGTTTACACTGCTGTAAAAGAGGCTATAAAAACAGGCTACAGGCACATAGACTGTGCGCCTATTTATGGAAATGAACAGGAAGTAGGGAAGGCATTGACTGAATGTTTTGAAGAAGGCATTGTGAAGCGGGAAGACCTGTGGATCACCTCGAAACTATGGAATGACTCGCATGCGGCAGGGGATGTAGAGCCTGCGCTGAAGAAAACTTTGTCTGACTTGCAAATAGATTATCTTGACCTTTTTCTTATTCACTGGCCTGTTGCCATTAAAAAAGGAGTGTCTATGGCACAGAAAGCAAGTGATTTCTTTTCGCTTAAAGAGATTCCTTTATCCGTGACCTGGAGGGCTATGGAGGATGTGCAGGAAAAAGGCATGACCACTCACATTGGTGTTTCTAACTTTAATATTGACAAGCTAAAGTCACTTACAGTTGAAGGTAGGGTGAAACCTGAAATGAACCAGATAGAGATGCACCCATATTTGCAGCAAGAGGATATGGTCGATTTTTGTAAGCGTGAAGGCATTCTTCTTACAGCATATTCACCTCTGGGCTCCAAGGACAGACCGTCGAATTTAAAATCTGATGATGAGCCCTTACTGCTGGAAGACCCGACTATTACTAGAATAGCAGAAGCGAAAGGTGTAAGTCCCGCACAGGTATTAATTGCGTGGTCACTTAACCGCGACATTTCTGTGATCCCTAAATCGGTAAACCCGGAGCGTATCAGGCAGAACTATGCGGCGGCGGATATTAAACTCAGTGAGCAGGAAATGCAGGAGATAGCCAAACTCGATCGGGGACTGCGCTATGTAACCGGCAACTTTTGGGTGGTTGAAGAAGGGCCATATACCCTGGAAGGCCTTTGGGGTTAG
- a CDS encoding OmpA family protein, protein MNATLKISMAFLALTVLSCSVEKKASKTFDRGQFQSTIELYQGVLKKDPNNAEANFYIAESYRQSNRLQEAAPFYKKALDRGMRNDSIHMFYAFALKANGNYDEAKRALEQHLKVVEDEEYQKRGQEEYDNLNNLEQVRAKKNYFRVKNLDEINSPAAEYAPVYNDGELYFTSSRGDSKIYKATGTPFTNIYRVKTQGARVDTTTITELDALINNYNINEGAVTFSPDGQTMIFARGNSGKKKGTADVNLYISSNRREGWTEPRMLNINNPGYWDSTPAFSRDGKTLYFASNRPGGYGGTDIYSAKRNSRGRFYKVTNLGPEINTTGNEMFPYISDEGYMYFSSDGHAGFGGLDLLVAKRRNGRTEIENLGEPMNTSADDFGMYLFKADRGFFTSNREGGEGDDDIYTFVNEDPDLKIVNYYLEGVTMTHDDNDKLVILPRVEVKLLDYEGKVLDETVTEDDGKFLFRVYEHEHYNLVGEKKGGKDQYLITRAQFTTVGKSIDRDTLKQLVTDVKFDTLLVLEKIEKNKIFVMENIYYDLDKSDIREDAARELDKLVTILEDNPELKIELSSHTDNRADDDYNMKLSQRRAKSAVDYIISQGISSNRLTAKGYGETKLIIPNAKTEEEHQVNRRTEFKILEVGEKKESTDVDEFDEDRFFDDDDAGQ, encoded by the coding sequence ATGAATGCGACATTAAAAATTTCGATGGCCTTTCTGGCACTAACTGTGTTGTCGTGCAGTGTAGAGAAAAAGGCATCAAAAACTTTTGATCGCGGTCAGTTTCAGTCTACGATTGAGCTTTATCAGGGAGTACTTAAGAAGGATCCGAACAACGCGGAAGCCAATTTTTATATAGCAGAATCTTACCGGCAATCCAACAGGCTGCAAGAAGCGGCCCCTTTCTATAAAAAGGCCCTGGACAGGGGTATGAGAAATGATTCAATACATATGTTCTACGCCTTTGCATTGAAGGCTAACGGCAACTACGATGAGGCAAAAAGGGCGCTTGAGCAGCACTTGAAAGTGGTGGAAGACGAAGAGTATCAAAAAAGGGGACAGGAAGAGTATGATAACCTCAATAACCTTGAGCAGGTCAGAGCCAAAAAGAACTACTTCAGGGTAAAGAACCTCGACGAAATAAACTCACCTGCCGCAGAGTACGCGCCGGTATATAATGATGGTGAGCTTTATTTTACCTCTTCGCGCGGAGACAGCAAAATTTATAAGGCCACGGGCACACCCTTCACAAACATTTACCGGGTAAAGACCCAGGGGGCACGGGTAGATACTACTACTATTACGGAGTTGGACGCGCTTATCAATAACTATAATATCAACGAAGGTGCGGTGACTTTTAGTCCTGATGGGCAAACCATGATTTTCGCACGTGGCAATTCCGGTAAGAAAAAGGGAACTGCCGATGTGAATTTATACATTTCGAGTAATCGTCGTGAAGGTTGGACGGAGCCGAGGATGTTGAATATTAATAACCCGGGCTATTGGGATTCAACCCCTGCTTTTAGCAGGGACGGCAAAACACTTTATTTTGCTTCCAACAGACCGGGAGGCTATGGAGGTACAGATATCTACTCGGCCAAAAGAAATTCAAGAGGACGTTTTTACAAGGTCACTAACCTGGGGCCTGAAATTAATACTACGGGCAATGAGATGTTCCCTTACATTTCTGATGAAGGTTACATGTATTTTTCCAGTGATGGACATGCAGGTTTTGGTGGACTAGACCTTTTGGTAGCCAAACGCAGGAATGGAAGAACAGAAATAGAAAACCTCGGCGAGCCAATGAATACAAGTGCTGACGACTTTGGTATGTATTTGTTTAAGGCAGACAGGGGCTTCTTCACCTCGAACAGAGAAGGTGGTGAAGGAGATGATGACATTTATACCTTCGTCAATGAAGATCCTGATCTGAAAATCGTCAATTACTATCTCGAGGGTGTAACTATGACCCATGATGATAATGATAAGCTGGTTATTTTGCCGCGGGTAGAAGTTAAGCTGCTTGACTATGAGGGTAAAGTACTGGATGAGACTGTAACCGAAGATGATGGAAAATTCCTGTTCAGGGTTTATGAGCATGAGCATTATAATCTTGTAGGAGAGAAAAAGGGAGGTAAAGACCAGTATCTGATTACACGGGCTCAATTTACTACGGTAGGCAAGAGCATAGACCGCGATACCTTAAAGCAACTGGTAACAGATGTAAAGTTTGATACCTTATTGGTTCTTGAAAAAATTGAGAAAAACAAAATTTTCGTGATGGAGAACATCTATTACGATCTTGATAAGTCAGATATACGTGAAGATGCTGCCCGTGAACTGGATAAGCTTGTAACCATTCTGGAAGACAACCCTGAGCTTAAGATAGAACTTAGCTCACATACCGATAATCGGGCTGATGATGATTATAATATGAAGTTATCCCAAAGAAGGGCGAAATCTGCGGTTGACTATATCATCTCCCAAGGTATATCATCCAACCGGCTGACGGCCAAGGGGTATGGAGAAACCAAGCTGATCATACCCAATGCAAAAACCGAAGAAGAACACCAGGTGAACAGGCGTACAGAATTCAAGATTCTTGAAGTAGGTGAGAAAAAGGAGTCTACTGATGTTGATGAATTTGATGAAGATCGGTTTTTTGATGACGATGATGCTGGTCAGTAG
- a CDS encoding MotA/TolQ/ExbB proton channel family protein, with product MTKLFIEGGPAFMGILTLVLLVILALAVVNAVYLASGKGHDPVIVKSRLEYIKSAGLFGLITGILGQLIGLYQAFEAIQRIGKVSPALLAGGMKVSMITTMYGFVIFIIAYLLWFALEAYASRNNTAGV from the coding sequence ATGACAAAACTATTTATTGAAGGAGGCCCTGCATTCATGGGCATACTCACCCTGGTACTTTTAGTAATTCTAGCGCTGGCAGTAGTCAATGCTGTCTACCTTGCATCCGGTAAAGGCCATGATCCGGTGATCGTCAAATCACGGCTGGAATATATCAAAAGTGCCGGCCTGTTCGGGCTGATCACTGGCATTCTCGGGCAATTGATAGGGCTATATCAGGCATTCGAAGCTATTCAGCGGATAGGAAAAGTATCACCTGCGTTACTGGCCGGGGGCATGAAGGTCTCCATGATCACAACCATGTACGGTTTCGTAATATTCATTATTGCTTACCTGCTTTGGTTTGCATTGGAAGCCTACGCCTCCAGAAATAACACCGCCGGGGTTTAA
- a CDS encoding LytR/AlgR family response regulator transcription factor: MKSYVHIIFWLVTLVLLSVIFAPYYSSFEESFYFVSMLMPVVIGTCYFFNFYLVPKYLFVRRYGAFILYSFYMLLVSLYLEMLVIMLAFIFLAEYSYHNMSPVSSDVFVLAVTLYFIVFLFSFILLIRRTFIKERDINALKEEKQKYEAGQFTIRSERQLKTLTYNEVTYIESLGDYVKIHLNNGTHVVTKEKISKLEERLPEMFVRIHRSFMVNKQGVSAYNKEEVNIGELQLPISRTYKKLAWERLSGELR; the protein is encoded by the coding sequence ATGAAAAGCTATGTACACATCATATTTTGGCTCGTAACGCTGGTCTTGCTGTCAGTGATTTTTGCTCCTTACTACTCGTCATTTGAGGAGAGTTTCTACTTTGTTTCCATGCTTATGCCGGTCGTAATCGGGACCTGTTATTTCTTTAATTTTTACCTGGTTCCAAAGTATCTTTTTGTCCGCAGGTACGGGGCGTTTATACTCTACTCATTCTATATGTTGCTTGTGTCGCTATACCTTGAAATGTTAGTGATTATGCTTGCTTTTATATTTCTGGCGGAGTACTCCTATCACAACATGAGCCCTGTATCTTCTGATGTTTTTGTGCTGGCGGTCACCCTCTATTTCATTGTATTTTTGTTCTCTTTCATCCTGCTTATCCGTCGCACGTTTATTAAGGAGCGGGATATTAATGCCCTTAAAGAGGAAAAGCAGAAATACGAGGCTGGGCAATTTACCATACGCTCAGAGCGACAGCTTAAAACACTGACTTACAATGAAGTAACCTATATTGAGAGCCTTGGCGATTACGTGAAAATTCATCTAAACAACGGTACTCATGTGGTTACCAAAGAAAAGATCAGCAAGCTTGAAGAGCGGCTGCCCGAAATGTTTGTTCGCATTCACCGTTCATTTATGGTAAACAAGCAAGGCGTCTCAGCTTATAATAAAGAGGAGGTCAATATCGGTGAGTTGCAATTGCCTATAAGCAGGACATACAAAAAATTGGCTTGGGAGCGGTTGAGTGGGGAGTTGAGATAA
- a CDS encoding AIR synthase-related protein → MSERYAQRGVSASKEDVHNAIKNIDKGLYPQAFCKIVEDYIANDPDYCNIMHADGAGTKSSLAYIYWKETGDMSVWKGIAQDAIIMNIDDLICVGALDNILLSSTIGRNKNLIPGEVIAALINGTEEVLQMLRDNGVNIISTGGETADLGDLVRTVVVDSTVTARMKRKDVINNDRIEAGDVIVGLTSYGQAKYEIEYNGGMGSNGLTSARHDVFNKIYAEKYPESFDPDVPGDLVFSGGYKLTDTVDDAPVNVGKLVLSPTRTYAPVMAEVFKNHRQHIHGMVHCSGGAQTKVLHFIDHLHIIKDNLFPVPPLFRIIHEESGTDWKEMYKVFNMGHRLEIYLKEEHAAEVISISKSFGIDAQIIGRVEASDKKQVTIKSPKGEFIYN, encoded by the coding sequence ATGAGCGAGCGCTACGCACAACGTGGAGTATCAGCATCTAAAGAAGATGTGCACAATGCTATCAAAAACATTGATAAAGGGCTTTATCCCCAGGCTTTCTGTAAAATAGTAGAAGACTACATTGCCAATGACCCGGACTATTGCAATATTATGCATGCAGACGGCGCAGGCACAAAATCTTCGCTTGCTTACATCTATTGGAAGGAAACAGGCGACATGTCTGTGTGGAAGGGGATAGCCCAGGATGCCATTATCATGAATATTGATGACCTGATATGTGTCGGCGCGTTGGATAACATATTGCTGTCGTCAACCATAGGCAGAAATAAAAACCTGATACCAGGAGAAGTGATTGCAGCGTTGATCAATGGCACCGAGGAGGTGCTGCAGATGCTAAGGGACAATGGTGTTAACATCATCAGTACAGGTGGAGAAACTGCTGACCTTGGTGATTTGGTAAGGACAGTAGTAGTTGATAGCACGGTTACAGCCAGAATGAAGCGCAAAGATGTGATCAACAATGACCGCATTGAGGCAGGCGACGTAATTGTAGGCCTGACTTCTTACGGGCAGGCCAAATATGAAATAGAATATAATGGCGGTATGGGCAGCAATGGACTTACCTCGGCTCGTCATGATGTGTTCAATAAGATTTATGCAGAAAAGTACCCTGAAAGCTTTGATCCGGATGTGCCCGGAGACCTTGTGTTTTCAGGGGGATATAAGCTTACCGATACTGTCGATGATGCACCGGTGAATGTGGGAAAATTGGTGTTGTCGCCTACCCGTACCTACGCTCCGGTGATGGCAGAAGTATTTAAAAATCATCGCCAGCATATCCATGGTATGGTGCATTGCAGTGGAGGTGCACAGACCAAAGTACTTCATTTCATAGATCATTTGCATATAATTAAAGATAATCTGTTCCCGGTTCCTCCGTTGTTCCGCATTATTCATGAAGAAAGCGGTACCGATTGGAAGGAAATGTATAAAGTATTTAACATGGGGCACCGGTTAGAAATTTACCTGAAAGAAGAGCATGCCGCCGAAGTGATTTCCATCTCCAAAAGCTTTGGAATAGATGCACAGATCATCGGGCGGGTGGAAGCCTCAGATAAAAAACAAGTGACTATCAAGAGTCCGAAAGGAGAATTCATCTATAATTAA
- a CDS encoding M1 family metallopeptidase: MLKQLLYSLLALTIGISACQPEKKENQEEKTSETMKIEDPHSYARPQESVVKHLDWKAKVSFEEKNIKAKATLTIENSEGAEKLTLDTKDLKVDSVTLGDEEEKTTHEIGQKTDAMGSPLTIKITPDTKKVNIYYSTSSDAEALRWLAPVQTAGKENPFLFTQSQAILARSWVPIQDSPGIRFTYSAEVEVPKGLLALMSASNPQKKNESGVYKFQMDQPIPAYLLALAVGNLEFAEIGPRTGVYAEPSVIDDAKYEFGELEEMVTAAEELYGPYQWGRYDLLVLPPSFPFGGMENPRLTFATPTILAGDRSLTSLVAHELAHSWSGNLVTNATWNDFWLNEGFTVYFEQRIMEKLYGRDYSEMLASLAAQDLKAEIEDITNDNNEQDTRLKLELEGRNPDEGVTSIAYNKGYLFLRYLEEQVGREKFDAFLKDYFSKNAFKVMTTEQFIEQLQTNLLDKERVNIGKVKIEEWIYQPGLPEDAPAPQSERFANVDKQVEKFVAGTPASRLDTAQWSSHEWLHFVRALPVELNNDRLAELDKTFGFTQTGNSEVLMAWLLQAIKHNYEPAYFKLEHFLVNTGRRKFLTPLYGELIKTEVGKKRAMTIYEKARPNYHFVATNTIDAMLNWTEQNQTKN, translated from the coding sequence ATGTTAAAACAGTTATTGTATTCATTACTGGCACTTACCATAGGTATTTCGGCCTGCCAGCCGGAAAAGAAGGAAAACCAGGAAGAAAAGACTTCAGAAACCATGAAAATAGAAGACCCTCATAGCTACGCCCGTCCGCAAGAATCAGTAGTTAAACACCTGGACTGGAAGGCAAAAGTTAGTTTTGAAGAAAAAAACATAAAAGCCAAAGCTACACTTACCATTGAAAATAGTGAAGGTGCAGAAAAGCTCACCCTTGATACTAAAGACCTGAAAGTGGATAGCGTGACTCTGGGTGATGAGGAGGAAAAAACGACACACGAAATTGGTCAGAAAACCGACGCGATGGGCAGTCCGCTAACCATCAAAATTACCCCTGATACAAAGAAGGTCAATATTTATTATTCAACCTCTTCCGATGCAGAGGCTTTGCGGTGGCTGGCTCCGGTTCAGACGGCCGGAAAGGAAAATCCTTTTTTGTTCACCCAGTCGCAGGCGATCCTGGCCAGAAGCTGGGTTCCCATTCAGGATTCACCTGGCATAAGATTTACCTACTCAGCCGAAGTTGAGGTTCCTAAAGGCCTGCTGGCACTGATGAGTGCTTCAAACCCTCAGAAAAAAAATGAGAGTGGTGTTTACAAATTTCAGATGGATCAGCCCATTCCTGCCTATCTGCTGGCACTTGCCGTAGGTAATCTGGAATTTGCTGAAATAGGCCCCAGAACAGGAGTATATGCTGAGCCATCAGTGATTGATGATGCCAAATATGAATTTGGTGAGCTAGAAGAGATGGTAACTGCTGCCGAGGAGCTTTATGGCCCTTATCAGTGGGGCCGTTACGACCTGCTGGTACTGCCTCCTAGCTTCCCCTTTGGTGGTATGGAAAACCCAAGGCTGACTTTTGCCACACCTACCATACTGGCAGGCGACAGGTCGCTTACTTCTTTGGTTGCACATGAACTTGCCCACTCCTGGTCAGGAAACCTGGTGACCAATGCCACCTGGAACGACTTCTGGCTCAATGAGGGTTTCACGGTTTACTTTGAGCAACGTATCATGGAAAAGCTTTACGGTCGTGATTACTCGGAAATGCTCGCGTCTCTAGCCGCCCAGGATCTAAAGGCAGAAATAGAGGACATAACTAATGACAATAATGAACAGGATACCCGTCTGAAACTTGAACTGGAAGGTAGAAATCCTGATGAAGGAGTTACTTCCATTGCCTACAATAAAGGTTATTTGTTTTTAAGATACCTGGAGGAACAGGTAGGCAGGGAAAAGTTTGATGCATTTTTAAAAGATTATTTCAGTAAAAATGCATTCAAGGTAATGACTACTGAACAGTTCATAGAGCAATTACAGACAAATCTGCTGGATAAAGAGCGGGTAAACATAGGCAAAGTAAAAATAGAAGAGTGGATCTATCAGCCTGGTCTTCCTGAGGATGCTCCAGCACCTCAGTCAGAAAGGTTTGCCAATGTAGATAAGCAGGTCGAAAAGTTTGTGGCCGGAACTCCTGCCAGCCGATTGGATACTGCCCAGTGGTCTTCCCATGAATGGCTACACTTTGTAAGGGCCTTACCTGTTGAGCTTAATAATGATCGCTTGGCGGAGTTGGATAAGACGTTTGGCTTTACACAAACCGGCAACTCTGAAGTGCTGATGGCATGGTTGTTACAGGCTATTAAGCATAACTATGAACCTGCTTATTTCAAATTGGAACATTTCCTTGTGAACACGGGACGAAGAAAGTTTTTGACGCCACTCTATGGTGAATTAATAAAAACTGAAGTGGGCAAAAAACGAGCTATGACTATTTATGAAAAAGCAAGGCCTAACTATCATTTTGTGGCAACAAATACAATAGATGCAATGTTAAATTGGACAGAACAAAACCAAACTAAAAACTAA
- the tpx gene encoding thiol peroxidase, with protein sequence MARVTLKGNPVNTNGELPEKGTTAPDFKLTNTDLSEVTLSELKGRKIILNIFPSIDTSTCATSVRKFNEKAASLDNAVVLCISKDLPFAHKRFCGAEGIENVMSLSDFRNTDFARRYGVQLEDGPLAGLNARAVVVIDENGTVVHSELVSEIVDEPDYDAALIS encoded by the coding sequence ATGGCCAGAGTAACACTTAAAGGTAATCCGGTAAATACCAATGGCGAATTGCCGGAGAAGGGGACTACAGCTCCTGATTTTAAACTTACAAACACAGATCTGTCGGAAGTCACACTGTCAGAACTTAAAGGACGCAAAATAATACTGAACATCTTCCCAAGTATTGACACTTCTACATGTGCAACGTCAGTGAGGAAGTTTAATGAGAAGGCTGCCTCTTTGGATAATGCTGTAGTATTGTGTATTTCAAAGGATTTGCCTTTTGCTCATAAACGGTTTTGCGGAGCTGAAGGTATAGAAAATGTAATGTCGCTTTCCGACTTTAGAAATACAGACTTTGCCAGAAGATACGGGGTGCAGCTTGAGGATGGTCCGCTTGCCGGGCTCAATGCCAGGGCTGTTGTTGTTATTGATGAAAATGGAACTGTAGTACATTCGGAACTGGTAAGCGAAATAGTGGATGAACCCGATTATGACGCAGCCCTGATATCATAA
- a CDS encoding GbsR/MarR family transcriptional regulator — MLNNEQKQLVEKIGLMHESEGLSPVVARVLGLLLVSDKVELTFDEIRETLNLSKSATSNALNIAIKLDRVEYITKPGDRKRYFKSKIELWRDHIMDSFCKKCSWSKMFEEILKHRTKETKEFNRAIKDFVNFLEYMGKELPKLYKEWESKTK; from the coding sequence ATGCTGAATAATGAACAGAAACAGTTGGTAGAGAAGATCGGTTTGATGCATGAATCTGAAGGCCTTTCCCCCGTTGTGGCCAGGGTTTTGGGGCTTTTGTTGGTCAGTGACAAAGTAGAGCTTACTTTTGATGAGATCAGGGAAACGCTGAATTTAAGCAAAAGCGCGACCAGCAACGCGCTGAATATAGCTATTAAGTTGGATAGAGTCGAGTATATCACCAAACCTGGTGATAGAAAGCGTTATTTTAAATCTAAAATTGAACTTTGGAGAGATCACATTATGGATAGCTTCTGTAAAAAGTGCAGCTGGTCTAAAATGTTTGAAGAGATCCTTAAACATCGAACTAAAGAAACCAAAGAATTTAATAGGGCCATAAAAGACTTTGTGAATTTTTTAGAGTATATGGGAAAAGAGCTTCCGAAGCTTTATAAAGAGTGGGAAAGTAAAACCAAATAA
- a CDS encoding efflux RND transporter periplasmic adaptor subunit: MKRKFIYGAIILSVVFAACGKQEQQAQGPAGPPPFPVNTVSKQNVTSYTNYAASIEGEQNVEIRPKIDGFIEEIYVEEGDWVKEGQLLFKINADQLEQQASAAKATIAAAAANVEAAKLEVDKLKPLVEKNIVSQKQLATAESNLSAANAALHQATANYNNSKENLGYAYLKSPVSGVLGSIPYKVGALVGRNEAQPLTTVADISKVRAYFSLNEKQLLAINRQFKSDKTKSLVDELPEVALVLIDGSEYEHKGEIKTINGLVNTRTGSTQLQATFPNPDFLLRSGSSGEIKFPVVHKDVFRVPQNATFEMQNKKLVYVVGEDNTVKPIPVEVVTSIEKDFIIKSGLNEGDRIVTAGANKLKDGMKITPEGGNVAGGSSTSTASAAPAE; the protein is encoded by the coding sequence ATGAAAAGAAAATTTATTTACGGAGCCATTATTTTGTCGGTAGTATTTGCGGCATGTGGAAAACAAGAGCAACAGGCTCAGGGCCCGGCAGGACCGCCACCATTTCCTGTAAATACTGTTTCAAAACAGAACGTTACTTCTTATACAAACTATGCAGCGAGTATAGAGGGTGAACAAAACGTTGAGATCAGGCCAAAGATCGATGGGTTTATAGAGGAAATATACGTGGAGGAAGGTGATTGGGTTAAAGAAGGGCAACTACTTTTTAAGATCAATGCAGATCAACTGGAGCAGCAGGCCAGTGCGGCGAAAGCTACTATTGCAGCGGCGGCGGCCAATGTGGAAGCTGCCAAACTGGAAGTTGATAAACTAAAACCATTGGTTGAAAAGAATATCGTAAGCCAAAAGCAATTGGCAACAGCAGAAAGCAATTTATCTGCAGCCAATGCAGCACTACACCAGGCAACAGCCAATTATAATAATAGTAAAGAAAACCTGGGTTATGCTTACCTAAAAAGTCCGGTATCAGGGGTTTTGGGAAGTATTCCTTATAAAGTTGGTGCCCTGGTAGGTCGTAATGAGGCCCAGCCACTAACCACTGTGGCAGATATTAGCAAGGTAAGAGCCTATTTTTCACTCAATGAAAAGCAATTGCTGGCTATCAACAGACAGTTTAAGTCAGACAAAACCAAAAGTCTGGTAGATGAGCTACCCGAAGTGGCGCTTGTGCTGATAGATGGATCTGAATATGAGCATAAAGGTGAAATCAAAACAATTAATGGTCTGGTAAATACCCGCACCGGCAGTACTCAACTTCAGGCAACCTTCCCTAATCCGGACTTTTTGCTTAGAAGTGGAAGCAGTGGAGAAATTAAATTCCCTGTTGTGCATAAGGATGTATTCAGAGTTCCTCAGAATGCAACCTTTGAAATGCAAAACAAGAAGCTGGTCTATGTGGTAGGTGAAGACAATACTGTTAAGCCTATACCTGTGGAAGTAGTCACAAGCATTGAAAAAGATTTTATAATTAAGTCAGGTCTGAATGAAGGAGACAGGATAGTTACTGCCGGAGCAAACAAGCTTAAAGATGGCATGAAGATAACACCTGAGGGAGGCAACGTAGCCGGAGGTTCTTCAACTTCAACTGCATCAGCAGCCCCAGCAGAGTAG
- a CDS encoding efflux RND transporter permease subunit, which produces MLKKFIERPVLSTVISILITIIGILGLTSLPIEQYPEIAPPTVQVQAVYTGANAETVLNSVVIPLEEEINGVEGMTYMTSTASNDGAANISVYFELGTDPDIAAVNVQNRVAKANSKLPQAVLQTGVTTQKSQNSALMFFSLFSDNDNYDETFVENYARINLVPQLQRIKGVGQVTVFGSKDYSMRIWIKPEKMAAYNLMPSDIQ; this is translated from the coding sequence ATGTTAAAGAAATTTATAGAACGTCCCGTACTTTCTACAGTGATCTCTATTCTCATTACTATAATAGGGATCCTGGGTTTAACATCCCTGCCGATCGAGCAGTACCCGGAAATAGCTCCGCCTACTGTACAGGTGCAGGCGGTGTATACTGGTGCTAACGCAGAAACCGTACTAAACAGTGTGGTAATTCCCCTTGAGGAGGAAATTAATGGTGTGGAAGGGATGACTTATATGACCTCTACCGCCAGTAATGATGGCGCCGCCAATATCAGTGTTTATTTTGAATTGGGTACAGATCCGGATATCGCAGCGGTGAACGTACAAAACCGGGTAGCCAAAGCCAATAGTAAATTGCCTCAGGCAGTTTTGCAAACAGGTGTTACAACCCAAAAAAGCCAGAATAGTGCTCTGATGTTTTTCTCATTGTTTTCGGATAATGACAACTATGACGAGACCTTCGTGGAAAACTATGCCAGGATCAACCTGGTGCCCCAGTTGCAAAGGATCAAAGGTGTAGGTCAGGTTACAGTATTTGGATCTAAAGACTACTCCATGAGGATCTGGATCAAACCGGAGAAAATGGCGGCTTATAATCTTATGCCCTCCGATATTCAGTAG